The following DNA comes from Tachypleus tridentatus isolate NWPU-2018 chromosome 9, ASM421037v1, whole genome shotgun sequence.
TGAAACGTCAAGGATCTTCTAGCTTTTCTAATGAAGGTCAAAGGCTCTTCCACCCGTTGTATCGAAGCCAATCTATTGACGATCTAACACAAATTGATAAGGATTCCTTTCCTTCTCAAGGAATCATACCTAAGCGATCTCAAAGTATTGGACTTGAAACTCAGAGGTTGAGATCCCACTTGGACGACAGAAGTAAAGATGTTGTTCCAGAAGAAATTGATAGACTAGTGACAGATGTTACTGGATCCATGAATGAATGTATGCTGGCCACAGCTACAGTGGACGATGGAAATTCCAAGAAATTATCATACCAGGAAAGAAATGTAGATTTTCCTCTCATAATTAATGAGAAATCATTGACTCATGTTAAATATGAAACTGAGGAACTTGGCAACAGTGAAAACTTTACAAATACTTCTCAAGAGAAACAATCTCTCAGCATCAATGTTCCACGAGAAGAAAGCTGTCCTAGATCAGATGAGAATTTTGTGATTAAAGAAAACGAACAAAATACGAAAGTTAGTGATATGAACGAAGAAAAAGCTCTTTCTCTTCCTAGAAAAACGGCCACTCCTGGAAAGAGAAGGGCACCTGCACCACCTCAGTCTTTTCATGGAGTAGCTATGGAAACCAAGGCTCTTGTGCATCAGTTTGAAGATATGGAAGAAAATATAATTCGATGCaataatgatgacaagaaatgTTCATTATTAACAGAAAGTACAGAAGACAGAAAGAATTCCATTGAAAGCTCAAAACCGCAAACAAGTGGCATATCTGATTCTGTTGAAGTTGATAGCCTGGAAAATTTCTATATGTACGAAGAAACATATGTTGGTGAAGAAGAAGACTCTGACGTTTCCAAAGATTCCTTGGAAATTGATGACAAAGGAGAAAAAGTTCGAAGAAGGTCTTCTTCTTTGGGAGACATTAAGAAACTTGAAGAGGCCGTAAACCGATCTCCGACTCTGTTAGAAAGGGCAGTATCCTTAGATTTCCAAAAACTGACCCTTCCAGAAGGAAACCTtcgtgaacaaaataaaattttaggacCTACAAACTACAATCCACAGGAGGAAGAggtatttatttcacttaaagaAGTCAAGGAAcctattaaacatttaaatataagcaAAATTTCACCTCATGAAGTAGAAGCAAAACcacaaaaagaaattaacaacTCATTCGCTTTATACGACAATGAAAACATCTCAGGTACAAATGAAATGGTAAAGAATCATTCCATTAAACAAGATGCATCTCTAAATTTGAATTACTTATCCAATACATCTATAATAAGCAAATCAAGTTTCCGATCTAATGTATCCAGTGAAAGTGACCATGGACAAAACAACATGACCTCCACTCCAGCCAAAAGAGTTATTAAAGTAGATAACAATATTCCGAAGCCAGATCTTTCTTTTGATGCAAACAATTCGAAGGAGGCCTGCATTCCTACCCAGAAGGAGAATAGACCGGATTTTACCTTTAAAAATTCAAACTATCCCAGTCCTGCTGTTAGAAAAGACAACTCTCCGTTAACAGTGGATATACCAATTATTCCACCAGTGATTCGTCACCAAGACAAAATGGTTTCTTCGCCTCTTCTTTTCAACACTGCCTCCAGGCCTGAAAACAAAGACGTTAACGAAATCAGCAAGCAAAAACTAGATAGTATGTTTTTCCCTCACAAGGATTCTTTGCTTGAACAGGTAGCCACAAAGGGTACCCATCCAAGTTCGAATCCAGAACTGACTACTAAATGGCCTTCAGAAAGCACTGATTTTGACTCTTGGAGCTTTGAAGTTGAGCACGAAAGTACAGATAAAAGCTACATGGGTTCCTTGTATGGCAACAGTAGTGAAATATcttcaaaattatacaaaacagcCGTAGAGATTCCTCTCGATAATTCTGGTAATGTCGTGGAACATTCTAGAAAAGAACTCCCACCAGAGATGTCTAGCTACACAATACGTAGCGCTGAAGGAGGAAGAACACAAACTGTCATTATATCTACCAATAACACTTCTACTGCACGCTCTCCACCCCTCCAATTGCCACCTCCTTCATATTAACAGCATTTATCTGTGTCTTGTTAAAGAAACAGAAGGAAACTTAGAAAATGAACTTCAACACCACAAAGTTTGCTTTTTAAAGGGAAGGACATTACTCTCTTTAGATATTCCTTAGTAAGTGGATAATGAACAAGGTGAAACTCACATAGCTTCAGATAAGACCAGTACTATGAAAAACAGGTGGGACTCAAGGACAACCAGCGTCAAGAGCTacagtttatttatgtatatttctcTCGATTCAGAGCCTGCAGGTGTGTTGTTAAAAGCAGTAAAGAAACaaccattaattaattataagaacTACGTGTAATTCCGCATCTCAACTATGAGATAGCGCCACTTGCATAGATTATATAAGACATAATCGTGTCTCGCTACACAATAACcggtgtaaaaaaataattaattaatcaaaaaataacttattagttagttatgaaaatacaaaatagtgGCCTTGACCGTCTACTTTAGAGAATGTATATGCGATGcatctatatttataaaaatacaaaattttataaaagtctGTGCTCATAAATCGTCACgactaaaaaattatatttacaaatttaatttagtatttaaaaaactgttatggaatatatatcagtatttgttttgaattcatTAACTTTCAGCGCTTTGGAGTTTATCTCAAGAAATATCACAACAGCAGGGCAGGGAGGGTCTAACCTAGATGTGGGCATCCTCGGGATATTAATCCGAGAGTTCCTGTTTGCGTCCCGTTGCCACAAAATTTCGCACTGTAAGAATGACGAAAAAAATTCCTGTAGTCTATAGACAGGAGTTGACAATGTGTACTGTTGATTATCTGTCTTATCTCTAGCCTATAGACAAGAGTTGACAATGTGTACTgttgactatctgtcttctctctagccaATAGACAAGAGATGACCATGTGTACTGTTGACTATCTGTCTTATCTAGCCAATAGACAAGAGATGGCCATGTGTACTgttgactatctgtcttctctctagccaATAGACAAGAGTTGGCCATGTGTACTgttgactatctgtcttctctctagccaATACACAAGAGTTGGTCATGTGTACTGTTGACtatctgttttctctctagtcaatacacaagagttggcaatgtgtactgttgactatctgtcttctctctagccaATACACAAGAGTTGGCAATGTGTACTGTTGACTATCTGTTTTCTCTCTAGCCAATAGACAAGAGTTGGCCATGTGTACTgttgactatctgtcttctctctagccaATAGAGAAGAGTTGGCAATGTGTACTgttgactatctgtcttctctctagccaATAAACAAGAGTCGGCCATGTGTACTgttgactatctgtcttctctctagccaATAGACAAGAGTTGGCCATGTGTACTGTTGACAatctgtcttctctctagccaATAGACAAGAGTTGGCCATGTGTACTgttgactatctgtcttctctctagccaATAGACAAGAGTTGGCCATGTGTACTgttgactatctgtcttctctctagccaATAGACAAGAGATGACCATGTGTACTGTTGACTATCTGTTTTCTCTAGCCAATAGACAAGAGATGACCATGTGTACTGTTGACTATCTGTCTTATCTAGCCAATAGACAAGAGATGTGTGACTgttgactatctgtcttctctctagccaATAGACAAGAGTTGGCCATGTGTACTgttgactatctgtcttctctctagccaATACACAAGAGTTGGTCATGTGTACTGTTGACTATCTGTTTTCTCTCTAGCCAATACACAAGAGTTGGCAATGTGTACTGTTGACTATCTGTTTTCTCTCTAGCCAATACACAAGAGTTGGCAATGTGTACTGTTGACTCTCTGTTTTCTCTCTAGCCAATAAACAAGAGTCGGCCATATGTACTgttgactatctgtcttctctctagccaatagacaagagttggcaatgtgtactgttgactatctgtcttctctctagccaATAAACAAGAGTCGGCCATGTGTACTGTTGACTATCTGTTTTCTCTCTAGCCAATAGACAAGAGTTGGCCATGTGTACTGTTGACAatctgtcttctctctagccaATAGACAAGAGTTGGCCATGTGTACTGTTGACTATCTGTCTTTTCTCTAGCCAATAGACAAGAGTTGGCAATGTGTACTGTTGACAatctgtcttctctctagccaATAGACAAGAGTTGGCCATGTGTACTgttgactatctgtcttctctctagccaATAGACAAGAGTTGGCCATGTGTACTgttgactatctgtcttctctctagccaATAGACAAGAGATAACCATGTGTACTActtactatctgtcttctctctagcctGTAGACAAGAGTTGGCCGTGTATACtattgactatctgtcttccgtCGTGGGTAGAGTAGGTATAGCCTATTATgcaactttgtgattaacttcaaacaaacaaagtcactaattatcaatgtttgtttaagcTACAGTAGGCTACGTGCATTTGTCATCTCTAATTTTCAATCGATATTTTAGAGGGAAGTGCGCCGTGCAACTGTGAAGAGTGGGTGGGTGAATAAGTGACAATAAATACAATCAAAAACTCCCACAGAAGTAAGCAGAACTCTGTGCAtttttgttaattcgtggttggTGATAAGAGGGTATGCTAGAGATAAAGTTACCCCTAAACGTGCCTTTGCCTCTCCTGTAGTCCCCGCACCATACAATCAATGTCTACTGCTGAAGCTGGCTATTTCCTCAGTACTGGATACAAGATGTAGATTTAAAAAACCCTGAAAACTTCGTCTATTTGAATTCTGGAAGAACCTTTGGTTTAATTTAGTAACCGCCAAATTTTAGGtattaacaacagaaaaaaatgagTTATTAAAGGAAGAagatatatttgaatattaaaacatttactgtaaaCCAATAAGACAGGGGTTGTTCGTGAAGATTAGAAAACATGTTGCATATTAGTAAGGAAAGGGTTTATCATGAAGATCAGAAAACATGTTGCATATTAGTAAGGAAGGGGTTTATCATGAAGATTAGAAAACGTGTCATATTCGTAAGGAAGGGGTTGTTTCTGAAGATTAGAAAACATATGTCATATTAGTAAGGAAGGGGTTGTTTCTGAAGATTAGAAAACATGTTTCATATTAGTAAGGAAGGGGTTGTTTCTGAAGATTAGAAAACATGTTTCATATTAGTAAGGAAGGGGTTGTTTCTGAAGATTAGAAAACATGTTTCATATTAGTAAGGAAGGGGTTGTTTTGCGAggattaaaacaattattttatattaatacaggtGAAGTAGATTTGTTAGTTTGGAATCTTCTTGCAAATTTACACAAGAGCTATCAGCAGGAGCTCTCCATAATTTTAAACGAATGGTTTTTGTtctacacaattagctatctgtattctgcccaccacgggtatcgaaactcgattactaacggtgtgagtccacagacacaccgctgtgccactgggacgCTAAACAagattgttattaagcacaaagctacacaatgggtcatatgtgctctgcccaccatgggtattaaaactcccAGTTTTAGTGTCTTAAGCCTACAGACGAACCAAACCAACTAAAAAAGAACTAGACAGAAGGATGCTACTCAACAGTACTCGTTGTCAACTGTTGGGCTTTCCTCGAATAGTAATATTTGACTGACATTATTGCAAAACACCCACATTCCCAACGTTGTAATAACGGGACATGAACCAGGGATCGTCGAAGTCACAGTTTGGCACGCCAATAATTGTGCTTGGATAGAATTGCCCTTGAAAGcgaaaatacttctttttttttaaaaaaacatcattttataACTGTCTAACGTTAAATAGTTTGAATGAATAAAAATCTAACCACAACTATTTTAGGATGTTTACAGTTTGTATTTGAGCACATTGTCGTGTTGCTTTCAACGGAGAAGCTTTATAAATGGTAGAGACATCTACCTGTTTATACATCTGTGTATTTATCTATCTTCTAAAATACTTCATTAAGTTGCcttagttatgaaaaaaaaacttccaaaGTTGGCTGTGTCATATAGTTTTGCGCGCTCAGAGTTCTAAAGTGCTCTAACACATTATCCACTACTGCTAAAATTGGAAGGTTTTAATTGTTCCATGTTATCACAGTTAGTAACATTTAGGATAATTCGGGGcttaaacaaagaagaaataaaaggGTGAGATAACTAGTGACAATTTAGAGTTACAATAAACGACAGACATtatgaaaagtaatataatataaaatattagtggTTTAACCTTTTGTTGCTGTTTTATCCGTTATAATAAAAAGTGAACTGTTATTATGCAGATCAGTCAAGTTTAAAACCGTCCTTATTTGTAATGTTTAGCAAACGGTGTGCTCTGAGTGTCAACATTTTCGTTATCACATAATGAACGGTCACgccagtttattttatatatatacttgagaGGTTTGTATTACTACGTATTTTGCAAATATACCCTTGCCCAAACAGTACTTGTGGGAGACAAAAGTTATTCTTGAAATGCTGTTTTTAAACGTCTCTCGTTTTGGGACCGAAATGGTTAAATTGAAAACAATTAGGGGGAAAAAAAAAGTCTGTTAACGTGGCTtctttttatcacaaatgttaggCCTATTGTTTTTAACGGTTCTCCAGCTTTGGgtgtttaaagtgtaactaataagtaaaaaattGTCATTCAAGGTCTATTCTCTCTCATATTTTGTTATCGTTTTCGTCTGGAAGCCGAGTATTATCAAAATGtcataaccaaaataaaataacaaaatatgtattgtgaattatttattaattacaaattaatattgaCAACTAATACCGAACCTTGTCTCTGGAGAGAGCTTTAACAGACACGTTTAAATTAACTTATTCAAAACCGCTAAGCCTATTTCAAAAGACCATTAACTATGTTAATGGGCTAATTATGATAAGAAAGATATTAATCAAATCATTGTTTAACAAGATAATTATGGTGATAATAGTATTAACtaagttatagttttaaaattaaactgcCGTTCACATTTTCTGGGACAACGAAGAATTGTAATACACGTATTAAAAAAATGGCACTAACAAGTGTAACCCTAACTTGTTTCGGATCGCCAGAAATGCACATGCGCCAACAAAATGAAAACGTTGCATGGCCATCTAATTGTATACCCTTTTCTTGAAATGtctatattaaagtttatacaaGTTATATTATGTCAATGTAATAGTGGTTGTAAGAATATTAACTGGGTATTGGTGTATAAAGTAACTATGGTAACAAGTATATTTACTGAGTcactatttaataataaggtaacCATAACCATGACGACAATAATATTAATTGAATCAGTGTATTATAAGGCaactattgtaataaaaatattaaatgaatttatttaattactttaattatttgtaaattactcACATGTGTTTCACTGTCTTGCACGACGATTTGTTGTTCAAAGTATTATTTGCTGTCATAACAATAGATTTTGGTTACTTAACTCTGGAACAATGTTCATGTATACCAGTGAcgtaaatatgttttgttgtgtttttattaagaaatgttAATTGTTGGATGTTCTAACGGCCCCACAAGGGGCGCACTGACGCTCAATTTCTATActtatatttttacttgtaatatttgtcttaaataaagattattttaataaaatctgtttCGTACTCACCCGttgtgttaaattttaatttttcattgtttgatAAGACACACGATTCCATAAAGTGTTTCAAGAGTGTCTTCAAAGTTATGGACATTAACAGAATGAATACGAAAAATTATAGGAATACTTTTGGCTAAATATAGAAGGTAATGTTGAGACGCTCCCTGAACAAATGAACGAATGTGGGAGTTAATCATGTCTAGGCAATCACGTGATTAAGCTGTTTCTTCACTGGTTAGTGTGTTGCTGACTTAacagtttttgtgttatgttattATGATTTCGAATAATTAATCTAAtacgtaaataaattatattgttgactgaaatgttatctcAAAACCTGAATacgtaactgtaaaaaaaaaaaagacacccaTAAAAACCTCACAACGCAAACGCAAAATTGGAACTGTGTATGTAACTCCACAAGGGCGTGATGAACATCCATACCGTTTTTTGTGAGGATCTAGTTAACAGCATACATTTCCAACACCACACTTGTTCTTGTGTGATCAATTAGGctttcagttttttctttaatatacagaCATTTAATAATGCTGTCactgtatgtccatgtaactatttcgcagcatccaaaccacctggccaatcTCCATGAAAACACAcgtagggtactcgactcgtaatctgagtgtcgagggttcgaatacccgtcacaccaaatatgctcaccctttcagctgtggaggcattataaagtgacggtcagtcacGTTATTCaatgttaaaagagtagctcaagagttggcagtgggaggccttccctctggtcttacacttctagattagggacgactagcgcagatagtctacATGtcattttgcacaaaattccaaaaacaaataaataaagaaactttacttaaaaattcttaaacaaaatGCCTTTATATGCCACCACGTAGAAACTCCAGAAATCACGTGTTTAACAGAAGCTTCTGTCAGTTTATCTCTAGCATTTAACCAAACCAAGATAATTGAAAAcctagaaaaaaatgttaaaaattacaaattatccaagaagtgtgtgtgtgtttgaatttcacacaaagctactcgagggctagccgtccctaatttagtagtgtaagagtagagggaaggcagctagtcatcaccacccaccgctaactcttggggtactcttttatcaacgaatagtgggatcgaccgttacattataacgcccccacggctgaaagggcgagcatgtttagcgcgacggggatgtgaacccgcgaccctcagattacgagtcgcacgccttaacacgcttggccatgccgagccaagtgtgtgtgtgttttttgttatagaaaagccacatagGATTATCTGCTGAGaacaccgaggggaatagaaatCCTACTTTTAGCTTCGTAAAtgtgtagatttaccgctgtgtaAGTGAGGGACTTTAGCTGAGAgacttaaagaataaataaataaactgatataaacaaacatacatgttaacaacaaaatactttaaatgttttaactaaaatttataaCGTTGAAAACTACAAAGTTAAAGACgttatgaaatattaacattctcaAATGAGTATGGTATTCTGAGTAtaataaccaaatatttcaaaatatttaaatagcttAAGAGCTACAACAATCATTGTAGCATAGAGGTCGCTCCTCAGcaacttttaaaatgaaagaGAAATGTCAAATCTAAACATGAAGGCACGTACACTTGATTAAACAGATAAACTAAAATACAGTCCATTTGATACATACACGGATTTGCATATTTACGCAACATGAAATATTGATCTGGCCTATACCTAATGAGCCCGATAAAACACTAGATTCAATGTGATTTGCAGGTTGAACAACTTCGGGTTATTATTTCTTGAGATATATTGTCAGTCACCTTATAtccattttgaaataaccaaaacaaTGCACTAATCTAGAAAAAGTTTGCTTTTAAATGAAAAGTCGGCTGTATCatagtaacagtatatatatcTTCTAATAAAAGATTTATTACGGGAACATACGATTAAGGTAGCCAtccgcaagtacagcggtatgtatccggatttacaacgctaaaatcagtggttcgattaccctcggtcggcacagcagataacccaatgtggctttgctataataaaacacacacacaaaattaaggTAATTACGTCATTTGTGTACTTTATCCACCACAGTCAAAAGCCCGTAAATTTGGAGAACACTTGTGTACCTCACAAGGAAAATAAATGGTctggaaatgttttaaagttcaaaacATTTAGGGTCGAAACGCCCTTCCTCTGATAATCTTAAACtttaatggggaaaaaaaaaaaaaaaaaaatctttcaatttTTAATTGTACCACAACGGTCTTTGTCTGATTTCTCAGCTAtgtataaagctacataatgggctatctttgaTGTGTCcactacgtgtatcgaaacctgaattttagcattataagtccacagacttaccgtgGGGGGAAAGGGAAGCTAAACAGTttaagtaatgaaattttcaattgGACCATaattaaaatcaagtttgatagaTGAGGGAATGCTAAGTTTGGAAGACGAGAGAATGATAAGTTTGGAAGACGAGGGAATGTTAAGTTTGGAAGACGAGAGAATGATAAGTTTGGAAGACGAGGGAATGCTAAGTTTGGAAGACGAGGGAATGCTAAGTTTGGAAGACGAGAGAATGATAAGTTTAAAAGACGAGGGAATGTTAAGTTTGGAAGACGAGGAAATGCTAAGTTTGGAAGACGAGAGAATGCTAAGTTGGAAGACGAGAGAATGCTAAGTTTGGAAGACGAGGGAATGCTAAGTTTGGAAGACGAGAGAATGCTAAGCTTCGAAGACGAGGGAATGCTAAGTTTGGAAGATGAGAGAATGCTAAGTTTGAAAGACGAGAGAGTGCTAAGTTTGGAAGACGAGAGAATGCTTAATTTGGAAGACGAGGGAATGCTAAGTTTGGAAGACGAGAGAATGCTTGGTTTGAAAGACGAGGGAATGCTAAGTTTGGAAGACAAGGGAATGCTAAGTTTGGAAGACGAGAGAATGCTAAGCTTGGAAGACAAGGGAGTGCTAAGTATGGAAGACGAGGGAATCCTAAGTGTGGAAGCCGAGAGAATGCTAAGTTTGGAAAACGAGAGAATGCTAAGCTTCGAAGACGAGGGAATGCTAAGTTTGGAAGACGAGGGAATGCTTAATTTGGAAGACGAGGGAATGCTAAGTTTGGAATACGAGAGAATGCTAAGTTTGGAAGACGAGAGAATACTAAGTTTGGAAGACGAGAGAATGCTTAGTTTGGAAGACGAGGGAATGCTAAGTTTGGAAGACGAGAGAATGAATGGAAGACGAGGGAATTAAGTTTGAAAGACGAGGGAATGCTAAGTTTGGAAGACAAGGAAATACTAAGTTTGGAAGACGAGAGAATGCTAAGCTTTGGAAGACAAGGGAGTGCTAAGTATGGAAGACGAGGGAATTGTAAGTTTGGAAGCCGAGAAAATGCTAAGTTTGGAAGACGAGAGAATGCTAAGTTTGGAAGACGAGAGAATGCTAAGCTTGGAAGACGAGGGAATGCTAAGTTTGGAAGACGAGGGAATGCTAAGTTTGAAAGACGAGGGAGTGCTAAGTTTGGAAGACGAGAGAATGCTTAATTTGGAAGACGAGAGAATGCTTAGTTTGGAAGACGAGGGAATGCTAAGTTTGGAAGACGAGAGAATGCTAAGTTTGGAAGACGAGAGAATGCTAAGCTTGGAAGACAAGGGAGTGCTAAGTATGGAAGACGAGGGAATGCTAAGTTTGGAAGACGAGAAAATGCTAAGTTTGGAAGACGAGAGAATGCTAAGTTTGGAAGACGAGCAAATGCTAAGTTTGGAAGACGAGAGAATGCTAAGCTTGGAAGACGAGGGAGTGCTAAGTTTGGAAGACGAGAGAATGCTTAATTTGGAAGACGAGGGAATGCTAAGTTTGGAAGACGAGGGAATGCTAAGTTTGGAAGACGAGGGAATGTTAAGTTTGGAAGACGAGAGAATCACAAGGAATCATTTTAgctttacacccaccactatactggtacaggtatgttgatgatacaattgtgggattcacatctacaaaacacacacttagttttttcaatcatgttaatTCAATACACCtgaacattaagttcacctgtgaacagaaaaaacaactaaccaaatggcatttcttaacctcaagatcactagaactgatacacaattcaaaacagaaatacacagaaaaatcacccatactggattatacattccctgggactcagcacatgaaacaaaacaaaaactgaacatactaagaaaccaaataaacacaaaactatagattacattaacgatgaaatcaacaaaata
Coding sequences within:
- the LOC143226618 gene encoding uncharacterized protein LOC143226618: MVDELLEENLMRNRKKRDGKREYAFDNPHFRDDENDGTTPDTAEKGKATVIPDHPIAPSGRHTKVALPPKQKKNRLILTKPFTSVFHPHKKHRTMDDNDLSTEPEIVLVPLRGHDFTGLGFNILGNMRDGIFVKDVLHRGPASESGRIKAGDRILSVTVSFTNMVYEDALTILSYASPYDVQLELEKTSENDQGLAPPPIVKRQGSSSFSNEGQRLFHPLYRSQSIDDLTQIDKDSFPSQGIIPKRSQSIGLETQRLRSHLDDRSKDVVPEEIDRLVTDVTGSMNECMLATATVDDGNSKKLSYQERNVDFPLIINEKSLTHVKYETEELGNSENFTNTSQEKQSLSINVPREESCPRSDENFVIKENEQNTKVSDMNEEKALSLPRKTATPGKRRAPAPPQSFHGVAMETKALVHQFEDMEENIIRCNNDDKKCSLLTESTEDRKNSIESSKPQTSGISDSVEVDSLENFYMYEETYVGEEEDSDVSKDSLEIDDKGEKVRRRSSSLGDIKKLEEAVNRSPTLLERAVSLDFQKLTLPEGNLREQNKILGPTNYNPQEEEVFISLKEVKEPIKHLNISKISPHEVEAKPQKEINNSFALYDNENISGTNEMVKNHSIKQDASLNLNYLSNTSIISKSSFRSNVSSESDHGQNNMTSTPAKRVIKVDNNIPKPDLSFDANNSKEACIPTQKENRPDFTFKNSNYPSPAVRKDNSPLTVDIPIIPPVIRHQDKMVSSPLLFNTASRPENKDVNEISKQKLDSMFFPHKDSLLEQVATKGTHPSSNPELTTKWPSESTDFDSWSFEVEHESTDKSYMGSLYGNSSEISSKLYKTAVEIPLDNSGNVVEHSRKELPPEMSSYTIRSAEGGRTQTVIISTNNTSTARSPPLQLPPPSY